A single region of the Deltaproteobacteria bacterium genome encodes:
- a CDS encoding Smr/MutS family protein: protein MEDFDGMEPVIVDLEDVIDLHTFRPADVPDLLNEYIRACAEKGYASVRIVHGKGRGILKKRVEKILARHPRVTSFHPAPLEAGGWGATIAVLK, encoded by the coding sequence ATGGAAGATTTTGACGGCATGGAACCCGTGATCGTCGACCTGGAAGATGTCATCGATCTGCACACCTTTCGCCCGGCGGATGTTCCCGATCTTCTGAATGAATATATCCGCGCTTGTGCAGAGAAAGGATATGCTTCCGTGCGCATCGTTCACGGAAAAGGGCGTGGGATTTTAAAAAAACGGGTGGAAAAAATACTGGCGCGGCATCCCCGGGTGACTTCCTTTCACCCGGCGCCACTCGAGGCCGGCGGCTGGGGCGCA